A segment of the Cutaneotrichosporon cavernicola HIS019 DNA, chromosome: 6 genome:
CTTCAACACCCGCACGGCCTCATACACGCCTCCGATCCAGTTCGTGCCCATAAGCGAGAGGCAGCATACCACGACGTCAACgacctcgctcgccgccttgtcccgcttctccttcttgccgaGCTTCTTCCCCTTGTCGGCCCATCCCTTGCTCGCGTCCGTAACTGCCAGACCGCCAGGCCGGCCAGGAAGGGGCACGTGGCTGAGGAAGTCGGCACGCACGACCCACCCCTCACCGGTCCCCTTGTCGTCGGCACCCGGTACACCGGCGTCCCCGACCAGGTCGTACGAGAGAACTACCTTGCCCTCCGGCACTAATGCGCGTGCGAGGCCCGCGTCGCCGCATCCCAGGTCCGCGATAACCGTTCCTCGCGGGAGAGGCCGAATCTGGTCCACGAtgtgggggaggggcgggGTGGGCCAGGCGGCCGTCTGTGCCCGGTGCGCCAGGTGATactgtcgtcagctcaTGCGTTCGTATTAACCGAGACGAGACACCCACGTCCGCGAAGATCTTGGGTTccttcttcatcatctGGACGGCGTCCGTGCTCTTCGTGCTGTACAGTTGCTCGTTGATCCACCTGGTGTGAGTTGAATTCTAATTCTCTGCAGCTGGATGCCCCCATCCGTCTATCACGACTCACCTAAAACGCGCCCCCTCCAGCTTCGTCTTCATGGCCCGCTGCATGTCGGTGAGCccgtcgtccttcttctccgcctTCGGCATAGCAGGCATAGGCAGATCGAACGGTTCAGGCTTGCCGCGTGCGGCCTTAGCACCAGTGAATCTGGAGGAAGGCGCAACCACAACGTTGTTGGCGCCGGACCCGCTCGCATCGTCCGTCTCGGCCCACTTGGTCTTGGGCGCAGtgtccttcttgcccttggcctttcccttggccttctttATGGTCggttcctcctccaccacttTCTTCGTATTCTTTCCCTTCTTGCCCAGCCCGGCTCCGATCTCCTCCATTCCCCCCTTCTCGGATAAGCCGGCGTCCACCCGCTCCATCAACTTGGTGAGGTTGGCCTGGGTCGCGCGTAGCTGGTCGTCCTTCCCCGAGCTTGGGCGCTTGCGCTTTTTCCCCGCCGCAGCGGATCCGATCGAGGCGGCTGCGCCAGGTGACCCGAAGGCCGATGGGAAGAGCGACATGGTTG
Coding sequences within it:
- the RRP8 gene encoding uncharacterized protein (Hypothetical methyltransferase) yields the protein MSLFPSAFGSPGAAASIGSAAAGKKRKRPSSGKDDQLRATQANLTKLMERVDAGLSEKGGMEEIGAGLGKKGKNTKKVVEEEPTIKKAKGKAKGKKDTAPKTKWAETDDASGSGANNVVVAPSSRFTGAKAARGKPEPFDLPMPAMPKAEKKDDGLTDMQRAMKTKLEGARFRWINEQLYSTKSTDAVQMMKKEPKIFADYHLAHRAQTAAWPTPPLPHIVDQIRPLPRGTVIADLGCGDAGLARALVPEGKVVLSYDLVGDAGVPGADDKGTGEGWVVRADFLSHVPLPGRPGGLAVTDASKGWADKGKKLGKKEKRDKAASEVVDVVVCCLSLMGTNWIGGVYEAVRVLKLGGTLHIAEVTSRLVSPEAFAEVVASFGLVLEEQAQPSTHFTLFRFTKRAVPQGAVRGEAGWDARVREGEDVLRACVYKKR